CTTTTCGCTATTTCCACCCATCTCGCACCAACGCTTTCACGTGCTGGTCAACTCTGACTGGAGCGCGGCAGACCAACTATGGCACACGCATTGACTACATATTTGCCAATTACCAGCTGGCCAAGGAGCAGTTTGTGGCAGCAGACATCATGCCAGAAGTGGAGGGGTCGGACCACTGCCCTGTGTGGGGGCAGTTGAGCTGCTCTCTCCTTCCCAGTTCCAAGCCTCCCCGCCTCTGTACTCGCTATCTGCCGGAGTTTGctggaaaacagcagaaactctCACACTTCCTCGTTAAAGTGGACCAAAAATCTATTGAATCTGAGCAGAAGAAAGATTTACCTGGATCtcaagaagaggaggaaaggagggagaattTAAACCCACTGGGAGCTGGAAACAATGCCAGTAAAAAGCGGTTATTAACATCAGACACTGTCATCCCAAAGGGGAAAAAGACTAAGACTGCAAATACTTCTTCAAAGCCACAGGGCAATCTGCTTTCCTTTTTCAAACCCAAGCTCACAAATGTCAAGCATTGTGAAAAAGCAACAAGTGGGGATGAAGTTACCTCATCACACAGCGACCAAATATCGTCCTCCACTAAACAAGAGTCATCAGTCTCAGATGCCGTAGCTGCTGATACTGAACGAGTCTTCGACACCACAgcagaaactgacaaaaagatgaaacatttaacCCCTCAGCCTGCCGTCGGGCACTCAGAAGCCAAGAAAGGAGCAACATTAGGGTTTTGGAAGTCAGTGCTCCATGGACCACCCCCACCACCCTGCTGTAAAGGCCACGGGGAACCCTGTGTACTTCGTACTGTGAAAAAGGATGGACCAAACATGGGCaaacagttttttgtgtgtgcccGTCCTCAGGGACACGCCTCCAACCCAGAGGCTCGGTGTAATTTCTTTGCGTGGGTCGACAAGGGGAAGTGACATGTTTACTGTACGGACCACAAGTTGTTCTCTCAGTAAAACCTCTAGTTCCAACAAGTGTTATGACAACATTATGCTTTCATCTGTTTTAAGTGTtcactatttgttttttttttttagcttaatAATAAAAGACAGTAGTTTTGTATTAATTtgagtttgattttatttgttcctTAAGCTGAAACAATTAGGCAATAGAGTAATTATTCAACAGGAAAATGATCTGTTTTGATAATCAACTGTGACAATGATTTTACCCCAAAGTGATATATGTCTTCAGGTTGCAGCTTCTAAAATGCAGGAATTTGcaacttttctgtgttttttgtaatcaaaaaatgaatcaCCTACAGTTTTGGGCAGTTCTTTATACAAGCTAAACTATCTGAAGACACTACCAAGGGTCCCGGCAAAGcccacactgtgaaaaaaatttattaaaattaaattaaagttaaattacagattgtAGCAGATAGTTCAAATTTGCATGATAacataaaaaactaatttgttGTATTATAACATTTGACTATAAAGTTGcacaatgttttactgtatttaaatcatcaaaaatactgttatttttacagatattttccattatttgaaagaaaaattatgtattttagaGACTGAAAAATGGTTAATAGTTATTTAAGggttattttgctgattttccttgttttgttaaattactgatCTAATCTAATGCCTAATGAAATCACACATACActtaatgttcacatcaaaaatatgcGTTATTACacatagtaatttgttcttttacagcgTGTAATCATAAAATTCCACAATATAACTGTATTTCAATCAGgtaaatgtataattttactgatatttgtttttgatataaattatttcattgtttttaatgtatttttttatggcaCCCTTGctgcctgatttttttttttttttttaatcggtGTAGcatttcccccccccccccccccttttttttttgccacattacAGAATGAATGGTCAATTACGCAATTGCTGTTAGGTTAATCAGTGATGAAAACGGCTGTTAGTTGCGGTCTTACCTTTTCTCGTTCCGTAATATTGTACAAAGAGTGTGAAACTGGCCTGTTTACTTCGGAGAATGTTGAGTTAATGTGCCTCACGTCATGTGGCTTCTGATGGTCAAAATGCCAGATAGTTTGATAACAAACTGGATATTTAGTAATTACTTCTGGTTGCCGCCGTTGGTCATTGTTTTTGATGTAATTTACTGAGAAGACttcctttttttaaccttagTATTTGCGTCCACTAGATGGCAATGTCAGTGAGCTGACAACACAAAgctgagaagaaaagaaaagtaacTTTCCATAGCAACATGTTATATTGACAGTACCAGCTGCACAGCCACACCACAGACACTGTAATGTAGGTTAGTGTACAGACTGTCTCAATTATAATTCAGTTTTGCTGTAAGGGTTTAATGAAACCTCAAATCAAcctcatatttttttattatgttttttttcaaaggctGAATAATTAGAATGACATTTATCAAATTACAGACACTATAATAAAAAAGGGGTCAGAAATTTACAGCCTGAAATATAGAGCATGTCAGTGGTTTCATAATGCTACTAAAAATTTCATATCCCCATCATTATGCTTATGAGGGCAGGTATATACTTTGTGTACATGGTATtgccagatttttaaaaatcttttggGATTTGTGTCAGGTTACTACTAAAAAATGTGATAGgtcttgagtgttttttttttcaccaatatttttaacatttactgctcgaaaaatatataaaatctcCAACTCATATTTGTTCTGTTGCTTTACAGCAAACCTTTGTGGGGATCTGTGCGTTCTCAACACCATACGGAGTTTAATCTGGCAGAAACCAACTGATAAAGATTGTTTCAGGTTgaaaattcatgaaaaaatgTTACTGTTGTGGCCCAAATAactggattaataaaggctgAATTCCAAATAGATTTCTATAGTTAACTTTCATCAAATAATGAAGCCTTTTAAATGTATAGAAGTTGTTGTGTTagaaaatatgaaagaaaaaataaggacaattTGATGAGAAGCTTATCCTGCATGCCTCACAGTATATTTCCTTGAAATCTTTGGTTGTGCATTCCAACAAAAATTATTAGTTAATtcagaaaaaatctaaatagatttgcgttcattttttgcatgattAATACACACAGTTGTGTTCTTTGTGAGAATTTCTTTGAAACTTTTGTTCCATGAGTCCCACATTTAATTCTTTCTATCTttcaaatatgtgaaatttGACACTTTCTTTCGAGAGCCATCTTTAAAATGGAGTTTCTGCCAGATAAAACCGCCTGTGGCCTTGAGACTGCACAGATCTTATACaagtttgttttccagcaagaacAGAAATATTGCTGGAACATCTTTAACACTTAATGAGCATTAGATGTTTAAAACTGGAAAGGAAAAAaccttttaaagtgttttttgttccttattttttgttttgggtGCCGGTTTCTGACAAAACTCAATGAAATGTGCCAAACTATGCAAAACCCTGTAGACCAACAGCATATCTGTCTCCATATGCAAAATAATTGgtatgcagcatttttaagcaGCCCTTTGAAACCCTAACTTGCTCTATAAGTCCCAAGTGTAACTCCATGGCTGTAATTTGATAAATTAATCCCCTCTTGACTCTATCGATCCATCTTCCATCAGAACAGAAGGCCAAAAAAGAAGTCATTATGTTACTATGCACAACTGGATTATAGTATTTTATAATGTAGCAGAGGACCACGTGTGGCCTGGTCAGTCTGAAAGAACAGGGAGTGACTTGGCTTGTGACATGGCAGGAAATTTCTTTACGCGCGCAATCACTACCGCCCTCCTTCccccattctttttttttctctcctctggcAGCTGCAGAGACCTTCATGACTGTAAAAAGCAGACTTTGGACGCAAACCCACCAACAAGTTTTAACTTCAatcctgctgcttcttctgtcCACACTGAAGAAGTCCATCTGACTGTTACTGCAGAGGTGAGTAGAAGAACTGCATTCTGGCACTCTGCATGTGTTTCACTGTATGGGCTGCAGTACACCTCCTTTGCACATACCGGGGAAGAGAATGAAAGTAGTTGTTATCATTACCACTGCTGATGTGCTGGCAGTAGAAATAATATACACAGAATGTTgtatccatttttatttttgctgggTTTCTCTTCAACTgagggta
The nucleotide sequence above comes from Amphiprion ocellaris isolate individual 3 ecotype Okinawa chromosome 8, ASM2253959v1, whole genome shotgun sequence. Encoded proteins:
- the apex2 gene encoding DNA-(apurinic or apyrimidinic site) lyase 2, with the translated sequence MKVITWNINGIRTFRSGIKRALDSLDADIICVQETKVTRDLLDERTAIVDGYNSYFSYSRGRSGYSGVATYCKDSATPFAAEEGLTGLLTNHEGAVGCYGDHTEFSSEELQLLDNEGRAVITQHKVMCQDKEQTLTVINVYCPRADPEKPERKQFKLQFYKLLQCRAEALLKDGSHVIVLGDVNTSHRQIDHCDPSDADDFGENPGRKWLNGFLHSLTEEEDRDEEERDEESEVTDPVNGGKFVDTFRYFHPSRTNAFTCWSTLTGARQTNYGTRIDYIFANYQLAKEQFVAADIMPEVEGSDHCPVWGQLSCSLLPSSKPPRLCTRYLPEFAGKQQKLSHFLVKVDQKSIESEQKKDLPGSQEEEERRENLNPLGAGNNASKKRLLTSDTVIPKGKKTKTANTSSKPQGNLLSFFKPKLTNVKHCEKATSGDEVTSSHSDQISSSTKQESSVSDAVAADTERVFDTTAETDKKMKHLTPQPAVGHSEAKKGATLGFWKSVLHGPPPPPCCKGHGEPCVLRTVKKDGPNMGKQFFVCARPQGHASNPEARCNFFAWVDKGK